The following coding sequences are from one Pseudomonas oryzae window:
- the fliN gene encoding flagellar motor switch protein FliN — translation MTDPNSPEQSGLDADWASAMAEQSAGAPPAAEDDPWAAAFAEQAAATPPAASVKSAGESVFKPLDKGAGAAGMRDLEMIMDIPVKLSVELGRTRITIKQLLELAQGSVIELDGLAGEPMDILINGYLIAQGEVVVVEDKYGIRITEIITPSERVQKLNR, via the coding sequence ATGACTGATCCGAACTCCCCCGAGCAATCCGGCCTCGACGCCGACTGGGCCAGCGCCATGGCCGAGCAGTCCGCAGGCGCGCCGCCCGCCGCCGAGGACGATCCCTGGGCTGCCGCCTTCGCCGAGCAGGCCGCCGCCACGCCGCCGGCCGCCAGCGTGAAGAGCGCCGGGGAAAGCGTGTTCAAGCCGCTGGATAAGGGCGCCGGCGCCGCCGGCATGCGCGATCTGGAAATGATCATGGACATTCCGGTCAAGCTCAGCGTCGAGCTCGGCCGCACGCGCATCACCATCAAGCAGCTGCTCGAGCTGGCCCAGGGTTCGGTGATCGAACTGGACGGCCTGGCCGGAGAGCCGATGGACATCCTGATCAACGGCTACCTGATCGCCCAGGGCGAGGTGGTGGTGGTGGAGGACAAGTACGGCATCCGCATCACCGAGATCATCACCCCGTCCGAACGCGTGCAGAAGCTCAATCGATGA
- the fliM gene encoding flagellar motor switch protein FliM yields MSQNDLLSQDEIDALLKGVTGEDESQASDSAGQLRVRPYDPATQRRVIRGRLPALEIINERFARRFRMALFNLIRRSADITVDSVRYQSYSEFVRNVPVPTNLNLIAMKPLRGTALVVFPPSLVFMVVDNLFGGDGRFLTKNEGREFTNTEQRIIRRLLGLALESYTDAWRAVYPLEIDFLRSEMQVKFANITSSPNEIVVNTTFHLEVGNLASDFNICIPYSMIEPLRDLLNGPLTDSNPAEDRQWSQRIAGEIRQSQVELIADFVEIPTSIARIMALKIGDVLPIELPEQVSARVDGVPVMQCEYGSQNGLRALRVTRLVDHTPPSAKASADLFAKGAVPAAKESNHD; encoded by the coding sequence ATGTCCCAGAACGATCTGCTCTCGCAGGACGAGATCGACGCCCTGCTCAAGGGCGTCACCGGCGAGGACGAGTCCCAGGCCAGCGACAGCGCCGGCCAGCTGCGCGTGCGCCCCTACGATCCGGCCACCCAGCGGCGGGTGATCCGCGGCCGTCTGCCGGCGCTGGAGATCATCAACGAGCGCTTCGCCCGGCGCTTTCGCATGGCGCTGTTCAACCTGATCCGGCGCAGTGCAGACATCACCGTGGACAGCGTGCGCTACCAGAGCTACAGCGAGTTCGTCCGCAACGTGCCGGTGCCGACCAACCTCAACCTGATCGCCATGAAGCCGCTGCGCGGCACCGCGCTGGTGGTGTTCCCGCCGAGCCTGGTGTTCATGGTGGTCGACAACCTGTTCGGCGGCGACGGCCGCTTCCTCACCAAGAACGAGGGGCGCGAGTTCACCAACACCGAGCAGCGCATCATCCGCCGTCTGCTGGGCCTGGCGCTGGAGTCGTACACCGACGCCTGGCGCGCGGTCTATCCGCTGGAGATCGACTTCCTGCGCTCGGAAATGCAGGTCAAGTTCGCCAACATCACCAGCTCGCCGAACGAGATCGTGGTCAACACCACCTTCCACCTGGAAGTCGGCAACCTGGCCAGCGACTTCAACATCTGCATCCCCTACTCGATGATCGAGCCGCTGCGCGACCTGCTCAACGGGCCGCTGACCGACAGCAACCCCGCCGAGGATCGCCAGTGGAGCCAGCGCATCGCCGGCGAGATCCGCCAGTCGCAGGTGGAGCTGATCGCCGACTTCGTCGAGATCCCCACCAGCATCGCGCGGATCATGGCGCTGAAGATCGGCGACGTGCTGCCCATCGAGCTGCCCGAGCAGGTCAGCGCCCGGGTCGACGGCGTGCCGGTGATGCAGTGCGAATACGGCAGCCAGAACGGCCTGCGCGCCCTGCGGGTGACCCGCCTGGTCGACCACACGCCGCCCTCAGCCAAGGCTTCCGCCGATCTGTTCGCCAAGGGCGCCGTGCCCGCGGCCAAGGAATCCAACCATGACTGA
- the fliL gene encoding flagellar basal body-associated protein FliL produces the protein MANTESTGKSTPWLVIVLLILLFSGGSAAGVYFLVSSGKLGNLTASAAEAPSAPVKAPTPLFVPISPFTVNLQGEPGEQRLLYIGLSLKVGDQATETLLKEHMPEVRSRLLMLMASQKASELITPAGKDALTAQILGLFGTPLTSPQPPLMIDGVLFSDFIVQ, from the coding sequence ATGGCCAACACCGAATCCACCGGCAAATCCACTCCCTGGCTGGTGATCGTCCTGCTGATCCTGCTCTTTTCGGGCGGCAGCGCGGCAGGTGTCTACTTCCTGGTGAGCAGCGGCAAGCTCGGCAATCTGACGGCCAGTGCCGCCGAGGCGCCCAGCGCGCCGGTCAAGGCGCCGACGCCGCTGTTCGTGCCGATCAGCCCGTTCACCGTCAACCTGCAGGGCGAGCCCGGCGAGCAGCGCCTGCTGTACATCGGCCTGTCGCTGAAGGTCGGCGACCAGGCCACCGAAACCCTGCTCAAGGAGCACATGCCAGAGGTGCGCAGCCGCCTGCTGATGCTGATGGCCAGCCAGAAGGCCAGCGAGCTGATCACGCCGGCCGGCAAGGACGCCCTCACCGCGCAGATCCTCGGCCTGTTCGGCACGCCGCTGACCAGCCCGCAGCCGCCGCTGATGATCGACGGCGTGCTGTTCTCCGACTTCATCGTGCAGTAG
- a CDS encoding flagellar hook-length control protein FliK, with translation MDISIIGAAPSAGAQPRSSQGPATGTDRFARHLQQAHAAAGDAGAASASPAAKAPAKNSASVADTRETQTQPLKPDDNAPPAEADMQSPPAPAHASTLADTGANAAPLQPLDALDEIRRRLALIEQAGQLPGAESAAAIAPLQAAAIAAQTPGGSPLAATPVTAGHSPESIAAVAGASSRQTLLQPSTREASATGAGLPLAAQDPTAPGLAVDAAAPAQAGAETGSDIAATPAVTSSLADAAPGSAATGNGLPPSGLPPSGMAPSAMPPGTPTLAGMAGGAAPSAILAAPLASREWQQDLGRQLIGLHQRGEQQIELHLHPSELGPLSVSLKLGELGAQAQFLSAHPQVRAAVEQALPQLREALAAQGINLGETSVGAQHQPQGEQQAGGGTGNRQGSDLAAVPGDGDEPRAPLAPRTLRGQVDLYA, from the coding sequence ATGGACATCAGCATCATCGGCGCCGCCCCCTCCGCCGGCGCCCAGCCGCGCAGCAGCCAGGGCCCAGCGACCGGCACGGACCGCTTCGCCCGCCACCTGCAGCAGGCGCACGCCGCGGCCGGCGACGCCGGCGCAGCCTCGGCGAGCCCGGCGGCCAAGGCACCCGCCAAGAACTCCGCCTCGGTCGCGGACACCCGGGAAACGCAGACGCAGCCCCTCAAGCCGGACGACAACGCACCGCCGGCAGAGGCCGACATGCAGTCGCCGCCAGCGCCGGCGCACGCCAGCACCCTGGCGGATACCGGCGCGAATGCCGCGCCGCTGCAACCGCTGGATGCCCTCGACGAGATTCGCCGGCGCCTCGCGCTGATCGAGCAGGCCGGCCAGTTGCCGGGGGCCGAGAGCGCCGCTGCCATCGCCCCCCTGCAGGCGGCGGCCATCGCGGCACAGACGCCGGGCGGCAGTCCGCTCGCCGCCACCCCGGTCACTGCGGGGCACAGTCCGGAGTCGATTGCCGCCGTGGCCGGTGCCTCCAGCCGGCAGACGCTGCTCCAGCCCTCGACGCGGGAGGCAAGCGCCACCGGCGCCGGACTGCCGCTCGCAGCGCAGGATCCGACCGCTCCGGGCCTTGCCGTCGACGCCGCGGCCCCCGCCCAGGCCGGCGCCGAAACGGGCAGCGATATCGCCGCGACGCCGGCCGTCACGTCCAGCCTGGCGGACGCTGCACCGGGTTCGGCCGCGACCGGGAACGGCCTGCCGCCCAGCGGATTGCCGCCCAGCGGAATGGCCCCCAGCGCTATGCCGCCCGGCACCCCCACCCTCGCCGGGATGGCCGGCGGCGCTGCGCCGTCCGCCATCCTCGCCGCCCCGCTGGCCAGCCGCGAATGGCAGCAGGATCTCGGCCGCCAGCTGATCGGCCTGCACCAGCGCGGCGAGCAGCAGATCGAGCTGCACCTGCACCCCAGCGAGCTGGGACCGCTGTCGGTCAGCCTCAAGCTCGGCGAGCTGGGCGCCCAGGCGCAGTTCCTCTCCGCCCATCCGCAGGTGCGCGCCGCCGTCGAACAGGCCCTTCCGCAATTGCGCGAGGCGCTGGCGGCCCAGGGCATCAACCTGGGCGAAACCTCGGTGGGCGCGCAGCACCAGCCGCAGGGCGAGCAGCAGGCCGGCGGCGGCACGGGCAACCGCCAGGGCAGCGACCTTGCCGCGGTGCCGGGCGACGGCGACGAGCCCCGCGCCCCGCTGGCTCCACGCACACTGCGTGGCCAGGTCGACCTGTACGCCTGA
- the fliJ gene encoding flagellar export protein FliJ produces MSRSSALDTLIELTREAVDNAGRQLAGARRSQQQAQGQLDTLQHYRHEYARGLQQAMQEGMEPASLLNYQAFLRTLDDAIDRARLSLHDQQRQVSQRQQQWLEQQRKLNSYHTLIERRAQAEQLRDSRSQQRITDELSAQLRLRGNAFTSSSGNSL; encoded by the coding sequence ATGTCCCGCTCATCCGCACTCGACACCCTGATCGAGCTGACCCGCGAGGCCGTCGACAACGCCGGCCGCCAGCTGGCCGGCGCGCGGCGCAGCCAGCAGCAGGCCCAGGGCCAGCTGGACACCCTGCAGCACTACCGCCACGAATACGCCCGCGGCCTGCAGCAGGCCATGCAGGAAGGCATGGAGCCGGCCAGCCTGCTCAACTACCAGGCCTTCCTGCGCACCCTGGACGACGCCATCGACCGCGCTCGTCTGAGCCTGCACGACCAGCAGCGCCAGGTCAGCCAGCGCCAGCAGCAGTGGCTGGAGCAGCAGCGCAAGCTCAACTCCTACCACACCCTCATCGAGCGCCGCGCGCAGGCCGAGCAGCTGCGCGACAGCCGCAGCCAGCAGCGCATCACCGACGAGCTGAGCGCCCAGCTGCGCCTGCGCGGCAACGCCTTCACCTCTTCTTCCGGCAACAGCCTGTGA
- the fliI gene encoding flagellar protein export ATPase FliI yields MAANPHQQHWQQTLSSVSRRIAAVPHYSASGRVIRATGMVLEATGLQVPLGGVCRIELSPRGAARQQPSCAEAEVVGFAGEKLFLMPLEEISGLLPGARVFPLADSAGERESARRFPLGSALLGRVLDGGGQPLDGLPLPEDCHYAPLATEPINPLNRAPIEEQIDVGIRAINGLLSVGRGQRMGLFAGSGVGKSVLLGMMARFTRADVIVVGLIGERGREVQDFIDNILGEEGRRRAVVVAAPADTSPLKRLQGAAYATRLAEDFRDQGRDVLLIMDSLTRYAMAQREIALAIGEPPATKGYPPSVFAKLPKLVEKTGNGPRGGGSITAFYTVLSEGDDQQDPIADSARAILDGHVVLSRQLAESGHYPAIDIEASISRAMTAIVSEQQRRRAQQFKQALSRYQRNRDLISVGAYVAGHDQQLDHAVNLYPRLERFLQQRIDERAGIEATLQQLSALVPGV; encoded by the coding sequence ATGGCCGCCAACCCGCACCAGCAGCACTGGCAACAGACTCTTTCCAGCGTCAGCCGGCGCATCGCCGCGGTGCCGCACTACTCGGCCAGCGGCCGGGTGATCCGCGCCACCGGCATGGTGCTGGAGGCCACCGGCCTGCAGGTGCCGCTGGGCGGCGTGTGCCGCATCGAGCTGTCGCCGCGCGGCGCGGCCCGGCAGCAGCCCAGTTGCGCCGAGGCCGAGGTGGTCGGCTTCGCCGGCGAGAAGCTGTTCCTCATGCCGCTGGAGGAGATCAGCGGCCTGCTGCCCGGCGCGCGGGTGTTCCCGCTCGCCGACAGCGCCGGCGAGCGCGAGAGCGCAAGGCGCTTCCCGCTCGGCAGCGCGCTGCTCGGCCGGGTGCTCGATGGCGGCGGCCAGCCGCTGGATGGGCTGCCGCTACCCGAGGACTGCCACTACGCGCCGCTGGCCACCGAGCCGATCAACCCGCTCAACCGCGCGCCGATCGAGGAGCAGATCGACGTCGGCATCCGCGCCATCAACGGCCTGCTCAGCGTCGGCCGCGGCCAGCGCATGGGCCTGTTCGCCGGCTCTGGCGTCGGCAAGTCGGTGCTGCTCGGCATGATGGCGCGCTTCACCCGCGCCGACGTGATCGTCGTCGGCCTGATCGGCGAGCGTGGCCGCGAGGTGCAGGACTTCATCGACAACATCCTCGGCGAGGAAGGCCGTCGCCGCGCCGTGGTGGTCGCCGCGCCGGCCGACACCTCGCCGCTCAAGCGCCTGCAGGGCGCCGCCTACGCCACCCGCCTGGCCGAGGACTTCCGCGACCAGGGCCGCGACGTGCTGCTGATCATGGACTCGCTGACCCGCTATGCCATGGCCCAGCGCGAGATCGCCCTGGCCATCGGCGAGCCGCCGGCGACCAAGGGCTACCCGCCGTCGGTGTTCGCCAAGCTGCCCAAGCTGGTGGAGAAGACCGGCAACGGCCCGCGCGGCGGCGGCTCGATCACCGCCTTTTATACCGTGCTCAGCGAGGGCGACGACCAGCAGGACCCGATCGCCGACTCGGCGCGGGCGATCCTCGACGGCCACGTGGTGCTGTCGCGCCAGCTGGCCGAGAGCGGCCACTACCCGGCCATCGACATCGAGGCGTCGATCAGCCGGGCGATGACCGCCATCGTCAGCGAGCAGCAGCGCCGCCGCGCCCAGCAGTTCAAGCAGGCGCTGTCGCGCTACCAGCGCAACCGCGACCTGATCAGCGTCGGCGCCTACGTCGCCGGCCACGATCAGCAGCTCGACCACGCGGTCAACCTGTATCCGCGTCTGGAACGCTTCCTCCAGCAGCGCATCGACGAGCGCGCCGGCATCGAGGCGACCCTGCAGCAACTTTCCGCCCTGGTTCCCGGGGTCTGA
- the fliH gene encoding flagellar assembly protein FliH, whose protein sequence is MSERRPPHDGEQWRPWQMEELASPPQAGRQQRETQRQEALRQAAFKRNAELQALREQAQQQAREQGYREGFAEGRDAGYAAGLEEGRRQGELELQQQLQQTLQPLQGLAAQFSAALAQLDEQIAAQLVDLALVTGRQLAGEALEAHPEQILEIVRELLHSEPALSGQPRLWLHPADLLLVKAHLGAELEAAGWRLQPDGEISRGGCRASAASGELDASRERRWEALVAQIRHRQQAALHAPDLGS, encoded by the coding sequence ATGTCTGAACGGCGGCCGCCGCACGACGGGGAGCAGTGGCGCCCCTGGCAGATGGAGGAGCTGGCCAGCCCGCCGCAGGCCGGCCGCCAGCAGCGCGAGACGCAGCGCCAGGAAGCCCTGCGCCAGGCCGCCTTCAAGCGCAACGCCGAACTGCAGGCGCTGCGCGAACAGGCCCAGCAGCAGGCGCGCGAGCAGGGCTACCGCGAGGGCTTCGCCGAAGGCCGCGACGCCGGCTATGCGGCCGGCCTCGAAGAAGGTCGCCGCCAGGGCGAGCTGGAGCTGCAGCAGCAACTACAGCAGACCCTGCAACCGCTGCAGGGTCTGGCCGCGCAGTTCAGCGCCGCGCTGGCCCAGCTCGACGAGCAGATCGCCGCGCAACTGGTCGACCTGGCGCTGGTCACCGGCCGCCAGCTGGCCGGCGAGGCCCTGGAGGCGCACCCCGAACAGATCCTCGAGATCGTCCGCGAGCTGCTGCACAGCGAGCCGGCGCTCAGCGGCCAGCCGCGCCTGTGGCTGCATCCGGCCGACCTGCTGCTGGTCAAGGCGCACCTCGGCGCCGAACTGGAGGCCGCCGGCTGGCGCCTGCAGCCGGACGGCGAGATCAGTCGCGGCGGCTGCCGGGCCAGCGCCGCCAGCGGCGAGCTGGACGCCAGCCGCGAACGGCGCTGGGAAGCGCTGGTCGCGCAGATCCGTCATCGCCAGCAGGCTGCCCTCCACGCCCCGGACCTGGGGAGCTGA
- the fliG gene encoding flagellar motor switch protein FliG — MSGVRRSAILLLSLDEDSAAEVFKYLTTQDIEAVSLEMARMQQVSHEEMRQVLDDFFDETEQYAAINLLSSDHIRAVLTKALGSERAETLIEDILDASGTSSGIDKLNLMEPAMVAELIRDEHPQIIATILVHLERGQAADILALFDERLRNDIILRVATFNGVQPAALQELTEVLGGMLDGQNLKRSKMGGVRTAAELLNLFNSTQEESAIETLRAHNEDLAQKILDEMFLFENLLDVDDRGIQLILKEVDTNSLVVALKGAEPALLDKFLRNMSQRAAQLFREDLEARGPIRVSQVEAEQKAILLVVRRLADSGEIVLGSGDDSYV, encoded by the coding sequence ATGAGCGGCGTCCGCCGCAGTGCCATCCTCCTCCTCAGCCTCGACGAGGACAGCGCCGCGGAAGTGTTCAAGTACCTGACTACCCAGGACATCGAGGCGGTCAGCCTGGAGATGGCGCGCATGCAGCAGGTCTCCCATGAGGAGATGCGCCAGGTCCTCGACGACTTCTTCGACGAGACCGAGCAGTACGCGGCGATCAACCTGCTGTCCAGCGACCATATCCGCGCGGTGCTGACCAAGGCCCTCGGCAGCGAGCGCGCCGAGACCCTGATCGAGGACATCCTCGACGCCAGCGGCACCAGTTCGGGCATCGACAAGCTCAACCTGATGGAGCCGGCCATGGTCGCCGAACTGATCCGCGACGAGCATCCGCAGATCATCGCCACCATCCTCGTGCATCTCGAGCGCGGCCAGGCGGCCGACATCCTCGCCCTGTTCGACGAGCGCCTGCGCAACGACATCATCCTGCGCGTCGCCACCTTCAACGGCGTGCAGCCGGCGGCGCTGCAGGAGCTCACCGAGGTGCTCGGCGGCATGCTCGACGGCCAGAACCTCAAGCGCAGCAAGATGGGCGGCGTGCGCACCGCCGCCGAACTGCTCAACCTGTTCAACTCCACCCAGGAAGAGTCGGCCATCGAGACCCTGCGCGCGCACAACGAGGACCTGGCGCAGAAGATCCTCGACGAGATGTTCCTCTTCGAGAACCTGCTCGACGTCGACGATCGCGGCATCCAGCTCATCCTCAAGGAAGTCGACACCAACTCGCTGGTGGTGGCGCTCAAGGGCGCCGAGCCCGCGCTGCTCGACAAGTTCCTGCGCAACATGTCGCAGCGCGCCGCCCAGCTGTTCCGCGAGGACCTCGAGGCGCGCGGGCCGATCCGCGTGTCGCAGGTCGAGGCCGAGCAGAAGGCGATCCTGCTGGTGGTCCGCCGCCTGGCCGACAGCGGCGAGATAGTGCTCGGCAGCGGGGACGATTCCTATGTCTGA